The genomic window TGCTTGACGTTCACAACACGGCGGCGCCATGCCAGATAAAACAGCGCGACCGTAATCAGCACCGTCAGGATCATCGACGTGGTGTTCAGACCTTCGATGCCGCCAATATCAGGCAGGAAGCCGGTGCTGATAACCTGGAAATCGGTGGGGAACGGGCCGATGTTCTTGCCGCCGAGCACGAAGAGCGTCAGGCCGCGGAACACCAGCATGCCCGCCAGCGTCACGATGAAGGACGGGATGCGGTGATAGGCGATCCAGTAACCCTGGGCAGCACCGATGATGCCGCCGATGACGAGACAAATCAGCGCCGCCAGAAACGGGTTCATGCCCCATTGCACGGTCAATATGGCCGCGATCGCGCCGACGAAGGCGACGATGGAACCGACCGAGAGGTCGATATGCCCGGCCACGATGACCAGCAGCATGCCAAGCGCCATGATGACGATGAACGAGTTCTGCAGGATGAGGTTGGTCAGGTTCACAGGACGGAACAGGATGCCGCCGGTGTAGAACTGGAAGAAAACCATGATAGCGACGAGCGCGATCAGCATGCCATATTCGCGGATATTGGAGCGAATATACGACCCGACCGAGATGACGTTGCTTTCTTCGTTTGTGGTGTTTGCCGAACTCATGAGTTCTTCTCCCCTGAGCGCATGATAGCGCGCATGATGCTTTCCTGGCTCGCCTCTCCCTTCGGCAATTCAGCGACGATGCGGCCTTCGTTCATGACGTAGATGCGGTCGCAATTGCCAAGCAGTTCAGGCATTTCCGATGAGATCATCAGAACGCCTTTGCCATCGGCAGCGAGCTGGTTGATGATGGTGTAGATTTCGTATTTTGCGCCAACGTCGATGCCGCGTGTCGGTTCATCGAGAATCAGCACGTCGGGGTCGGAGAACAGCCACTTGGAGAGCACAACCTTCTGCTGGTTGCCGCCCGAAAGATTGACCGTTTCCTGAAAGATGCCCGAGGAGCGGATGCGAAGACGCGTGCGGAAATCGCTCGCCACCTTCATTTCCTTGATGTCGTCGATGACGCTGGCCTTCGACACGCCGGCCAGATTGGCGAGCGTGGTATTGTGCAGAATATTGTCGTTGAGCACGAGACCGAGATGTTTGCGGTCTTCGGTCACATAAGCGAGGCCGGCGTCGATCGCCTTGCGCACGGTGCTGACATCAACAGGCTTGCCGTCGATCAGCACGTCGCCGGTGATCTTGTGGCCATAGGACTTGCCGAACACGCTCATCGCGAACTCGGTGCGCCCTGCCCCCATCAGACCCGCGATGCCGACGACTTCGCCCTTGCGCACGGTGACGTTGATGTCGTGCAGAACCTTACGGTCACGATGCTGCTGGTGATAGGCGTTCCAGTTCTTCACTTCGAGAATGGTCTCGCCGATCGGCACGTCGCGCGGCGGATAACGATCCTCGAGATCGCGTCCCACCATGTTGCGGATGATGACATCCTCGCTGATTTCTTCCTGATGACAGTCGAGCGTCTTCACCGTCATGCCGTCGCGCAGCACGGTGATCTGGTCGGCCACCTTGCGCACTTCGTTCAGCTTGTGGGTGATGATGATCGACGTCATGCCCTGATTGCGGAATTCCATCAACAGGTTGAGCAGCGCCTCGGAATCGCTTTCGTTGAGCGAAGCCGTCGGCTCGTCGAGGATGAGCAGCTTCACGCTCTTCGACAGTGCCTTGGCGATTTCGACCAGCTGCTGCTTGCCCACACCGATATCGGTGATCAGCGTCTCCGGCGATTCCTTCAGACCCACCTTCTTCAGGAGTTCGCGGGTACGGTTGAAGGTCTGCTGCCAGCTGATGACGCCGTTCGAAGCGACTTCGTTGCCGAGGAAGATGTTTTCCGCAATCGACAGGAGCGGCACGAGTGCAAGCTCCTGGTGAATGATGATGATACCAATATCTTCACTGTCGTTGATGGCGCGAAAATTCCGCACGGCGCCTTCGTAGTGGATTTCGCCCTCATAGGTGCCGGCGGGGTAAACACCGGAAAGGACCTTCATCAAGGTCGACTTCCCCGCGCCGTTCTCACCGACGAGTGCGTGGATCTCACCCTCTTTAACCTTGAGGTTGACGTTCTCAAGCGCTTTCACGCCCGGAAACGTCTTGGTGATATTCCGCATTTCGAGAATGGTATTGGCCATATCGCAATCCAGCGCCCGATTAATTCAGGCGTTTTTATTTTTATGGAAAAACGGGGATGACGCCAAGCCATCCCCGCATGTGTCTTCAGCTTATTTCAGCTGGTCTTCCTTGTAGTAACCGCCGTCAACGAGAACCTGCTTGTAGTTCTCCTTGGTCACGGCAACCGGCTTCAGCAGGTAGGACGGAACAACCTTGACGCCATTTTCATAGGTCTTGGTGTCGTTTACCTCAGGCTCCTTGCCCTGCAGAACGGCATTGACCATGCCAACAGTAACCTTCGCGAGTTCGCGAGTGTCCTTGAAGATGGTCGAATACTGTTCGCCGGCAATGATCGACTTGACGGACGGAACTTCAGCGTCCTGACCGGAAACGAC from Agrobacterium tumefaciens includes these protein-coding regions:
- the gguB gene encoding sugar ABC transporter permease GguB, producing MSSANTTNEESNVISVGSYIRSNIREYGMLIALVAIMVFFQFYTGGILFRPVNLTNLILQNSFIVIMALGMLLVIVAGHIDLSVGSIVAFVGAIAAILTVQWGMNPFLAALICLVIGGIIGAAQGYWIAYHRIPSFIVTLAGMLVFRGLTLFVLGGKNIGPFPTDFQVISTGFLPDIGGIEGLNTTSMILTVLITVALFYLAWRRRVVNVKHGIDVEPFGFFIVQNLLISAAILFLGYQLSTYRGLPNVLIVMLVLIALYSFVTRRTTIGRRVYAMGGNEKATKLSGINTERLSFLTFVNMGVLAGLAGMIIATRLNSATPKAGVGFELDVIAACFIGGASASGGVGKITGAVIGAFIMGVMNNGMSIVGLGIDFQQMVKGLVLLAAVFFDVYNKNKG
- the gguA gene encoding sugar ABC transporter ATP-binding protein GguA, with translation MANTILEMRNITKTFPGVKALENVNLKVKEGEIHALVGENGAGKSTLMKVLSGVYPAGTYEGEIHYEGAVRNFRAINDSEDIGIIIIHQELALVPLLSIAENIFLGNEVASNGVISWQQTFNRTRELLKKVGLKESPETLITDIGVGKQQLVEIAKALSKSVKLLILDEPTASLNESDSEALLNLLMEFRNQGMTSIIITHKLNEVRKVADQITVLRDGMTVKTLDCHQEEISEDVIIRNMVGRDLEDRYPPRDVPIGETILEVKNWNAYHQQHRDRKVLHDINVTVRKGEVVGIAGLMGAGRTEFAMSVFGKSYGHKITGDVLIDGKPVDVSTVRKAIDAGLAYVTEDRKHLGLVLNDNILHNTTLANLAGVSKASVIDDIKEMKVASDFRTRLRIRSSGIFQETVNLSGGNQQKVVLSKWLFSDPDVLILDEPTRGIDVGAKYEIYTIINQLAADGKGVLMISSEMPELLGNCDRIYVMNEGRIVAELPKGEASQESIMRAIMRSGEKNS